TTTTTTCCATCAAGCAGCGCAAGTGCTTGGTCGGGAAAACTTCACCGGCGAAAATAATGGCGCGGAGCTTCGAGAAATCGACTTTCTCCATTTGGCCGTGATTGAGCATGTGAACCCATGCCGAGGGCACGGAATACCACACCGAGATGCGTTGCTGTGAAATCCATTCCGCGAGCTTGACCGGAAATTTCGCCGTTTCTGCCGGCACCAAACAAAGCGTCGCGCCGGCTTTGATTGCCGCAAAAATGTCGAAAATTGACAGATCAAAATGCAGCGGCGCATGATTGGAAACACGATCTTCCGGCTGAACCTTGATCATGCCATGCGCCCAATTAATGAAAGTAAACGCATTAAGGTGCGAGATCATCACGCCCTTGGGGTCGCCGGTCGAGCCCGAGGTGTAAAGAATGTAAGCCAAGTCGGTTTCAATGCTCTTGAGTTCCGGCGCCGTGCCCGGCGCTCGCATAACCTTCTCCCACGGCATGACTTCGAGACCGGCTGGGGCTGCCGAGAACGGGACAACATCCGTGAGAATGACGCGTCGCAATGGGCTCTCGCCGTCGAGCATTTGCGCCACGGCTTCCATTTTATAGGCGGCACTGAGCAGGCATTGAATGCCGCAATTTTTAATGATGTAACTCAGACGCTTGACCGGCGCATACGGATCGAGCGGCACGTAAACCGCATCGGCTTTCAAAATGCCAAAGATGCTGATGATCGCCGGGATGGTTTTATTGAGATAAATGCCGACGCGATCGCCGCGCTGCACGCCGCTCATTTTTAAAGCATGCGCCAGCCGGTTGCTCAGCTCATCCAGCGCGGCATACGAGAGCGCATCGTTTTGAAAAACCACTGCCGCTTTTTCGGGATAGCGCGGCGCGGTCTCCATGAGCAGTTGCGGTAAAATGTAGGCCATGGGTCTACTTTTCGTTTGTGGTTACGCCTTGAGGCGTGGAAGTTTGAATTTGCACAAAAGTTTGTGACGTGAAAGAGGTTTTTTCTCAAATTCATTCGCCCAACGCCTGAAGGCGAGACTACGAGCCTCTTTCGTTTGTCGTATCGCCTTGAGGCGTGGAAGTTGGGATGACCACAAAAGCTTGTGATTCCAACGAAGCTTTTTGCCAATTCATTCGCCCGACGCCTGAAGGCGAAACGACGAACTACAATCCCAAGTGCCTCGCAATGATGTTCCGCTGAATCTCCGAGGTGCCCGAATAGAGCACGCCGCCGAAAGAGTCGCGCAAATCGCGCTCGAGCTCATATTCGGTCATAAACCCATAGCCGCCGTGGATGCGGATGGCATCCATGCATGAGGCGACCCACGATTCGCTCAAATAAAGCTTGGCAAGCGCCGCGTCCATCGGGCATTTGCCGAGTGTTTTCTTTTTCCACGCCACTTGATAGAGCAGCAATCGCGAGGTTTCCAGGCGCAATTTCATATCGACCAGGCGATTGGCGACCGACTGAAATTTGCCGATGGGCTTGCCGAATTGCTTGCGCTCCTTGGCGTAGCGAATGCAGCGCTCGAGCTGATATTCCATGGCGCCGACGTAGTTGGCCAAAATTGCGCTGCGCTCCCATTCCATCGAGGCGTTGAAAATATTGGCGCCGAAGCCTTCACGGCCGAGCCGCCATGCGGCGGGGATTTTGCAATCGTCGAAAAACAGTTCGCCAATCGGCGAGGTGCGCAAGCCCATTTTGCTCATGCTGGGGCCGATGCGAAATCCCGGCGTGCCCTTTTCCACGAGAAAGGCGGTGACACCCATGAAACCTTTGGCGCGATCCACGGTGGCGAAAACCACAAAAACTTCTGCGACCGGGCCGTTTGACACAAAAGTTTTTGAGCCGTTGAGCACGTAACAGTCGCCCTGGCGCACGGCGGTGGTGGTGAGGCTGAAGGCATCGGAGCCGGCGCCCGGCTCGCTCATGCCGTGGCCGCCGATGAGGTCGCCGCTGATCAAACGCGGCAAATATTTTTGCTTTTGCTCGTCGGTGCCAAATTCCCAAATCGGCATTTGCACGCTCCACATCTGCGCGTTGATGCCGAAGACCAAACCGCTGTCGCGGCAGCCGTAGCCGAGGCCTTCCATCGCCAGCATGGTGGTGATGATGTCGGCCTCATGGCCGCCGTAGGCTTTTGGAAACGGCAAGCCCTGCACACCGAAGCTGGCGCACTTTTTCCAGTTCTCTTTGGAGAACGCGCCCTCCTTGTCGCGCCGGATGAGGTCGGCGTTCAGCTCGTGCTGCGCGAATTGGATGATTTCCTTTTTGAGGGCGAGCTGCTCGTCGGTAAACGAAAAGTCCATCGAAACTCCGCGTCGGAATTTTAGGTACAGCCAAAGAATTAATCTTGCAACGAAAAGGGAACCGCGACGAAAAAAGCTAAATTTTATCGCTCACAGAATTGGAACACAGAAATTTATCTTGAAACTTTTTTTCTATGAGAGTTCGATTTCTGTGAGCCAAGAGCTTTTGCTTCTTGCAAAGATTATTTTAAAGAGCCTCTTGGCTCATGGCCACTGGGACTTCAATAGCACGGCCGTCAGTTTCATCGCCCAGGGCTGGCGGCGCGCCGATTTGCAGCTCGTACAGCTCGCGATATTCGCGGCAGTTTTGCATCAATTCTTCATGCGTGCCAAAGCCGGCGAGCCGGCCGTGTTCGAGCACCAAAATCTTGTCGGCGCGCGCGAGGGTGGAAAAGCGATGGGCGATCATAAACGTGGTTTTGCCCCGGGTCAGCTCGTCGAGCGCCTGGTGAATTTTGGCCTCGGCTCTGGCGTCCAGCGCGGTGGCCGGCTCGTCGAGAATGAGAATCGGGGTGTTGCGAATGATGGCGCGCGCGATGTTGAGGCGCTGTTTCTGGCCGCCGGAAAGGTTGTCGCCGCCTTCGTAAATTTCGGTGTCGTACCCCTCCGGCATTTCCATGATGAAATCATGTGCTTGCGCCAATTTGGCGGCCTGCACGATTTCCTCTTCGGTGGCGTCGAGCTTGCCGAAACCGATGTTGTAGCGGATCGTCTGGTTGAACAGATTGGCCTCCTGCAACAGGATGGTCACTTGCGCGCGCAGCGATTGCAGCGTCAGCTCGCGCAGGTCATGGCCGTCAATCAAAACCTGTCCTTTTTGCGGATCATAAAAACGCAGGAGCAGGCTGACAAGTGTCGATTTGCCGGCGCCGCTGTGGCCGACGAGCGCCACGGTTTCTCCCGGCTCGACGATGAAGCTGAGATTCTTGAGCACCTCGCCGCCCTTTTGGTAACTGAAGCTGACGTTGCGAAATTCAACGCGGCCGGCAAATGGCGGCGCCGGAATCGCATGCGGCGAATCTTCGATGACCATGTCACATTCGACCAACTCCAGGATGCGGTCACCGGCCACCTGTGATTTGGCGATCTCGACCATCATGCTGGCAAATTTTTCGATCGGGCCATAAAGATTTCTTAAATATGCGGCGAACAGCACCAGGGTGCCGGCCGAGAGTGCGCCGTCCAGAGCCAGGCTGCCGCCGTAGTAAACCACCACGGTGGTTCCGGCCGCAGCCAAAATGTCGTTGGTGCGTTTGAACACTTTGGAAAGGCGCATGGCCTCGATGCCGGATTCCAGGCTTTGACGATTCTCCCACTCGAAGCGGGCCTGCTGCAAGTCTTCGCGCCCATAAGCCTGCACCAGGGACATGGCGGTGACGTTTTCGGAAATGATCGAGGTCACTTCGCTCTCTTTGCTGCGCTTTTTGCGGGTGGCGCTTTGCACGCCGATGCCAATGCGCCGCTGAAAATAATAGATGAGTGGAATCACGCTGAAAGCGAGCAGGGCCAGGCGCCACTCCAGCACCATCATCAGGCTGACGTGTGTGCCGATCATGAGCAGACGATAGATGAGATTCTCCGGCACCATGATCAAAATCGTTTTGAGGTCGCGAATGTCCGAAGTCAGCCGGTAAATCAGATCGCCGCTGCGGGCGGACTCGTGAAAGGACAACGACAGCCTCTGCAGATGGCCAAAGATGTGCTGGCGCGCATCGGCGGTAATCATTTCGCCGACGCTGAGGATTCCGACTTTGTGCATATAGGAGACGATGCTGTCGAGAAAACGAAGGGCCACGAAGGCCACCACCAAAACGGCCAGGAGCAGCTCGGCATTGGTGCCGAACCATTGATTGAGAAAGTCGACACGCGCCGGCAGCGGCTTTTCCAGGATGACATGGTCAAGGATGAGCTTCAGCGGCCACGGGGTGAACAACGCCACGACGATGGTCATCATCAGCCCGGCGTACGCGGTCGCCAGCATCTTCCAATGCTTTTTGTAATAGCGCCCAAAAACTTTGTACAGCCGGAACAGCGTTTTGTAGCTGACGTGTTCGCGGGCGTATTCCTGCGGTGAAAAATCCTCGTAACTATTATGGCGTCGTTTTCCCATTGTGTGCCTCAATCTTGCTTCAACCATGCGTGATTGCAAAACTTCATGCCATCTCCATAACCTTCGCCGGCTCGAGTTGGCCATTGCCGCCGTTGGCCGCAGCGGTCTCCGCTGCCAGCTCGCGCTGCCAGCCGAATTGCAATTCATAAAGCTCGCGGTAGGACGGGCTTTGCCGCAGCAATTGCTGGTGCGTGCCCACATGCGCCAGTTGGCCTTCTTCCAGCAGCAGAATTTTGTCGGCGTTGACGATGGTTGAAAATTTATGGGCAATGATAAAAGTCGTCTTGCCGCGGGTGAGATGCTGAATGGCGAGGTTGACCTTCGCCTCGGCTTTGGCATCCAGGCCGGTGACCGGCTCGTCCAAAATGACGATCGGGGTGTTGCGAATGATGGCGCGCGCGATATTAATGCGCTGCTTTTGGCCGCCGGAAAGGTTGTCGCCGCCTTCATACATCATGGTGTCGTAGCCTTCGGGCATTTGGCAGATGAACTCGTGCGCTTCCGCGCGCCTGGCGGCGTTGATAATTTCCTCCTCGGTCGCGTCCTTTTTGCCAAAGGCAATGTTTTCGCGCACAGTCTGGCGAAACAGCATGGCGTCCTGCAACAGGATCGTCATCTGCTCGCGCAGCGATTTGATCGTGAACTGGCGAATATCCGTGCCGTCAATGAGAATTTGCCCCTGCTGCGGGTCGTAAAAGCGCAGCAACAGGCTGATCAGCGTGGATTTGCCGGCGCCGCTATGGCCGACCAGGGCGACGGTCTCTCCGGGTTCGACGACGAAATTGAGATGTTTCAAAACGTTCTGGCCGCGTTTATAGGCGAAACTGACGTCGCGAAATTCGATCCGGCCTTTAAAGGCCGGCGCCGGAATGGCCTTCGGCTGGTCGCGAACCACCATGTCGTTCTCAACCAAATCAAGCAGGCGCTCGGCGGAAACTTGCGATTGGGCCAGTTTGATAAAAAGGCCGCTGAATTTGTCAAAGGAGCCGTAAACATCGCGCAAATAGGAGACGAACAAAACCAACGTGCCGGCGGTGATGTCGTCTTGCAGCGCGTAGCGGCCACCGAAATAAAGCACGCCCGCTGTGCTCATGGTGACCAAAAAGTCGGTAATGCGGCTGTAGGTTTTGTGAAAGCGCAGTGCGTTCAGTTGGGCGTCCAGGCTTTGTTGAACTTCGACGTTGAAACGGGAGCGCTCGGTGTCTTCGCGGCCATACGCCTGCACCAAGGCCATCGCCGTGACGTTTTCGCCGACAATGGAGGCGACCTCGCCTTCGCGCTCGCGTTTTCGGCGGATCGCGCCCTTCATGCTGGCGCCGAAATATTTGGTAAACAGATAAATCAGCGGCACGGTGCTGAGCGCAATCAGGCCCAGGCGCCAATCCAACGCCAGCATGATGGCGGCATACGCGCCAAAGGTGACGATGCGCTGGGTGAAGTCCTGTGGAAAATCGATCATGATGGCGCTCATCTCCTTGGCGTCGGAAGTCAGGAGATAAACCAAATTGCCGGAGCGCGCGGAGTCATGAAACGACAGGGACAGCCTTTGCAGGTGCGCGAAAACCCGCTCGCGGATGTCGGCGTTGATGCGGTCGCCGGTGCTGGAAACGTAAAACTTGTTGATGTACGAAAAGACCGCTTCCAAAACGGCCAGGACAACGATGGCCAGCGCCAGCACCAGCAACAGCAGCTTGGGGTCGATGTCGAAGATTGGCTTCAAGAAAGCCACATTGTGCTCCAGCGGCTCGTCAAGGATCAGATGATCCAAAATCAGCTTGAGCGGCCAGGGCGCCAGCACGGCAACGCCAATGGTGGCAAACAGGAACAAATACGCCACCGTCAGAATCTTCCAGTATTTTTTGTAATGCCGTCCAAAAACTTTGTAGGTTTTAATCAGGCCTTTGAGATCGAGCTTCTCGCGCTCTTTCTTTTTGGCCTTCTGCCGCATTTTGGACAAATCGTCAAACAGTTTCATCGCAAAAAAGCAAGGGCTTTGGGCTCACAGAAATCGACCTCTCACAGAAAAAAATTCACTTCAGTGAGAGCGCCATTTTGGTGAGCGAGTCATTCTTTTGGTTGCCCCGCAGGGCGGGGTCCGCTTTGTGTTATTATTTTTCATATTGCCAAAACTCGCAATATTCCGGCATCAAGTCAAAGGTGCGTTGGGCCTCGGCCAGCAGTTTTTTGTCGGTTTCAAATTTCCAGCGATGAATTCTTTTCGCCGTAATGCCGCTGCCGTGCAACTCAAACTCGCCAACGCGCAAAGGATTGGCGGCGTTGAACGCGCCGATCTTGCCGACGCGGCCGATGACGCTGCCGACAAAAGCTTTAACCTGCTCAAAAACCGCCGGCGACGCGCAAAAGTCTTCATATTTAACCTTGAGACAATCGGCGCTCTCAAACATGGCGAGTTGCTGGCGGAATTCATAGTTTAAACCGTCGGCAACCGCTTCCGGGCAGAAAACGCCTTCCGCAGAAAAAATGCCGGACCACTTGACGTTGCCATGCTTGACCTTGTCGTGCAGCGAAAGGTAAATATCACGTGGGTCGCGCGCGGTCAACAAAATCTTCATGTCCGGAAACAGGCGCAACAGCCGGCGCCAGCGGTCGTGGCGAATCTCCTTGACACCAATTTGCCCAATCAGCGGTGCCAGCCGTGGAATCAACTCGTTTTTGAACGCTTCCGGAATAAGCTTTCTTTTGCTCCACCAGCGCCGCTCAAAGTCAATCAGATCGATGCCGTACTGCAAAAATAATTCGACGTCACTGTCATGCACCGAGAAGCGATTTTCCGCCACACGCGGCTCGCGGAAGATGAACGAGTGCGGCAATAAAGTCAGCGCTTCGCTCAAAACGGTCGAGCCGCTGCGGCGCAGCCCGGCAATGTAAATGAACGGCCGCTGCATTTTTTTATGCGATGTTGTTCAAAAGGCTTTGTTAAATCAATCGAGCCAATTTTCTTAATCTTCGGTTTTTTGCTTTTTTCCGCTTTCAAGCAAGCAAAATGTTGCCGGTCTCGAGAAGCTGCCGCACCTGTTGACGCCAATCGGGACCTGCTGGCGCGCGAGCGCAGATCACCGCTCGGCGCAAATATGCAAAAGCCTGATAGGCTCGCAATCCAGTGAGCATCTGGTGAGACCGGCTTTTTAAATAATTTTCCAAAAACTGTTTCGCCAACCTCTCATGGTCCGGCCCGAAGTACACTTGCAGGGTGACCAGGAAATTGCCGAGATCCAACGCCGGGTGCGAAAGGCAAAAACCGTCAAAATCAATGAACCAGGCACGCGCTTCCGCAATGAATATTTGCGCGAGATTCAAGTCACCATGCACCGGGCAAATCGGGGCGTCCTGCAGCGTTCCATCCTTTGCCAACCCGGCGAGCAGGCGCTCCACCAGCGGCGCCGACTCGGGACATGAGGCCATCAAAACTTCGGGGCCGGGATGGCAATATTTGCGAAGATGGTCGTCCAGCCCTCTTTTTTCGCTTGTTGAAACCGCCAGACCGTGAAGCGCCGCCAAATTCTCGGCGACAGCGCGGACGGCGACGGACAAATCTTCATTCATCCCAAAATCGGCCAGCCGTCGCCCAGGGACGCGGCTTTGCAGAACCATGCCGATCTCCGGCAAACAGGCCAATGGCTCAGCCATGCCGAAACTGATGCCGGCGGCGGCCGCCGCCTCCCAAAGCTGGCGCAGGTTTTCAAAAATGATCCGGCCGCGATCTTTGCGATAGATTTTGCCGATAACCCGCCGTCGCAGCGGCGCCTTGCCGTCCGCCTCCAGGCTGTATTCAATGACGCAACGCTTGCCCGGCGCATGCTTCAAGATCTGGTGATGGACCCGAAGATTGCCGCCGCCCTTAAATGAGTGTGGCAAAGCTGACGCGAGCAGCCGGCGCATCTCTTCATCGTTCAGGGCGCATGCCAAGCCCGGCAGCTTGCGGTCGGTCACCGCAATTTCGTTGGCGGCTGTCATCATCACATCAGGCGAGGCCGGTCGGGCCGATCCGGGCGCTGGCTGCGATCGGGCCGGTCGCCGCGATCACGGCGATCCGGACGGTGGTCGAAACCTTCGATCTCGGTCTTTTCGCTGGCAACGACGGGAATGCCGAGAACGTGCAAGGTTTTCGTCGCCGGATCGATTTGGGTGATATCGCCCTGCAATTCCTCGATGCTGAAGCCTTTCGATTCTTGCAGCTTGACTTTCAGTGGACGAAAGCCTTCGGCCGCTGCAAACGTTCCCTTGAGCTTGACGACGTCGCCCACCTTGAGATCTTTCAAGGCGATGCTTTGGCGTTGCACGTTCTTGATCTCGACGCCGTTGGTCAGCGCAAATTCACGGTTCAGCACGTGCAGCGTGTTCTTTTGCAGATCGAGGCTTTGCACCTTGCCCTCGATGGCGACCTGCTCATCGGGAGGCTTGACACTGACTTCCAGGGCGAGAAAGTTGCCGCTCTTATCGGCTTTGCCCTTCACTTTCACGCGCTGGCCGATTTTGAGCGTGTTGAAACCGATAATTTCACCCATAAGCGTTTCTCCTTAAATTTAATTGACTCTTTATGGTTCGTATTTAAAACTCGGGCGCCGCCCTCAACCGCGTTCGTCATCGCGGCCTTCGCTTTCGATGTTGGTCTTTGGCGTCATCAAGATGGTGACACCATTGACGGTCAAGGTCTTATTCTCAGGCGAAATTTTTTCGACGATGCCTTCGATTTCTTCGATGTTAAAGTCCATTTTTTCGCCGAGAGTAATTTTCCTCAGGATGAATCCTTCCCGTTGGTGATAAACGCCTTTCAACTTGGCCATGTCGCCCGGCTGCAACGCGCTGGCACTCACGCGTTTGCTGTCGAGGTCCTTGATCTCGACGCCGTCGTGCACCAGCACCTTCTGATCAAAAATATGCAGATAGCGGCCGGCTGGGTCGACATGCTGGATCAAGCCTTCCAGCTTGGCCTCATCTTCCGCCGCCGGCTCACAAGTGACTTCGACGGCGAGAAAGCCGCGGCCGTCACGATGTTGGCCGCTGATTTTTACCTGCTGCCCGACGCGAAGATCGGAAAACCCATTGAGTTGCTGCATAGGATGATCACTTGGCTTGATTTGTTTTTAAGGTTTCATTTATACCAATTCCATCTCTTCCACGTCTTCACTCATCGCGGCGTTGGTGAAATCGCCCGGCATCGCGCGAGGCCAACCGCCTTTTCCAACCAGATCGATGCAGGTGACGCCCTGCTCGATCATGCGGTTGACTTTCCGGCGCCAACCTTCTTCTTGCGTGCGCAGGCATTTGCAGGCCCGGCGCAAATGCGTCAACCCTTCGTAAAGCAAAATGCGCTGGGAAATTTCCTGATCCATGATGGAAAAATATTCCTCCAGGAAAACCGCGATCAGGGTGGCGACCTCGGGATTTTTCTTCACCTTGCCCCGCATAAACACCAGCAGGTTGCCCAGGTCCGAGGCCGGGTCGCCGTAGCTGAGCGCATCAAAATCAATGAGCCAGACATGGCCGTTTTCCAGATGAATTTGTCCCAAATGAAAATCGCCATGGATGGGGGTGAGCTTGGCATTGGCAATGAGATCGGCTTCGATCTTTTTGGCGGTGTCGACGATGTAGTCGATGCGCGATTCCAGTTCCGGGCACGCCAGTGCCAGAAACGGGTAACGCGGATGGCACCGCAGCAGGTGGTCTTTGACGAGAAACGGCTTGTCCAGGCGCAAGGGACACTGGTGCAGCTTGGCGATGGTGCGGGCCAACTGCCGGAAGTGCTCCGGGTTGTGATGCTGTTTGATCAAGGTTTTGAGCGGCAACCCCGGCACTTCTTCCTGAAAGAGCATGCAAAGGGGTGAGGAAAAATAAAGCGGTTCGGGAATGCTGATGCAATCGGCCGCGTGGCGGTTGAAACCGTTTGCCCACAGTTGTTTCATGGTGGCATAGACGCGCTCGCCGCGGTTGGCTTTGTAAACCTTGCCGATGACGCGCCATTCGCGCCGCCGCCGCAACTGCGGATCATAAGTATCGATGATGTAGCGAATGACGCAACGCTGGTTGCGCCGGCGGATGACTTCCAGATCGAGATGGCGCACCTCCAGCTTGTCATCCCAATGCTCTTGGACGAGGGAGGCAAAAGTGTGGTACATGCGCCGGGCGTCGAGAGCGGCGTCCAGCGTGTAAAGCTTGTCGCGAAAAAGCGGAACCGCAGGTGCAGATGACATGTTGCTACCCTCAAAGTTAAAACCACCACCACCCCACCCAGGCCCGCAGGCCTCATCAAAATTGATGTCAACCACAGTTTAAATTGAGAGTGCCAATGCCGCCATCCTACGCGACAACAGCACGAGTTGTTTTCAAGAGCGCATTTCCCCCGGCGCCGGCGAGGGCGCGGCACAACAGTGCACTGATTTGTTCGACATTGCGTTTGGCGTCAAAATCACGCTCGACCTTGGCGCGCCCGGCCGCGCCGAGACGCTGCGCCAACTGGGGCTGCTGCAGCAAGGTCTTGAGGCCCTCGGCCAGGGCCTCCGCGTTCTTTTCCGGCACCAACCAGCCATTGACGCCGTGCTCCACCAATTCCGGTATGCCTGAAATCGCCGTGGACAGCACGGGTATTCCCATGGCCATGGCTTCCACCAGGACATTGGGAATGCCATCGCGGTCACCGTCGTTTTGCACCTCACACGCCAGCGCAAAGACGCCGGCTTGACGATAGTAATGCAGCAACTCGTTTTGCGACATTTGTCGCTTCAGCTCAACGCAATTCTCCAGCCCCAAAGTATGCCGCAAGGCTTCGAGCTGATTTTGCAATGGCCCGCCGCCAATGATATAACAGTAAAAGCTCACTCCCTCCTGCCGCAGCTTGTGCAAGGCGTGCATGAGCACGGCAAATCCTTTCTTGGGCACAAAGCGCCCCACGGAAAGGATAACCGGGCGGCCATTGTGAGCCGGTGCCGTTGCCGGCGCGAACATTTGCAGATCGTTGCCGTGATACACACAAAAAACCCGGGCGTCGTTTCCGCCGACGCGCAAAAGGTAATCACGGTTGAAGCCGGTGCAGGTGACGACGAATTCGGCGCGCCGGATTTTCTCACGCAAAAAATCATGCTCCTGAATGTAAATGTCCTTGGCGTGGGCGCTGAAGCTGTAACGCAAGCCGGTCAACCAACTCGCAAAATAAGCCACCGTCGTCGGGCCGTGGCTGAAATGGGCGTGAAAATGCGCCACCTCGGTGCCGGCCAGACATTTCTCGACGAGATAGGCGGCTTGTGCAAACCTTTTGATCGTCGACGCGCTTCTTTGGCGCAAGCTGCGCCACAGGGCGAAACGACAGGCCTGCCAATACAGCCCCGGCCGGCGCCGCCATAATCTTACATTGGCGCTGATGAATGCGAAAAAGAAGCGCCAAAAATAATCCGGAATGTAAGTCACCGGTGCATGAACCCGGCGAACGCTTTCGTGCACTTTCGTTTCGCCCGGATTGCGCATCGCGAAGATGTGCAACTTGTGGCCAAGCTGCTCCAGCAACAAAATCTCATTGACAATGAACGTTTCGGAGAGCCGGGGATAACCCTTGAGAATGAATCCAACAACTTGATCCGGGCCGCGAACCATAAACCCTGCCTTAAAGTGTTGCGATAAAACGTTCAGGTGGTGGCTAAAACTTGCGCCGCCACTCGCGACGCGCCATTCAAATTCGGCAGCATGGCTTCGTTCATGCCATTGCCATTGCCCAATTTTTGCCAAATCATTTCCGCAAAATTATCCGCGGCCAAGTGCGTTGGGTGAATCGTGCTGAACAGGCCACGCTCAGACATGAGGCGCGAACGGATGCTCTGCTCGGCGCTGGGGCCGGCGCGAGGCACGACAATGGCGCTCTTGCGAAAATGCAAAATCTCGCTGATGGTGTTGTATCCCG
The nucleotide sequence above comes from candidate division KSB1 bacterium. Encoded proteins:
- a CDS encoding glycosyltransferase yields the protein MVRGPDQVVGFILKGYPRLSETFIVNEILLLEQLGHKLHIFAMRNPGETKVHESVRRVHAPVTYIPDYFWRFFFAFISANVRLWRRRPGLYWQACRFALWRSLRQRSASTIKRFAQAAYLVEKCLAGTEVAHFHAHFSHGPTTVAYFASWLTGLRYSFSAHAKDIYIQEHDFLREKIRRAEFVVTCTGFNRDYLLRVGGNDARVFCVYHGNDLQMFAPATAPAHNGRPVILSVGRFVPKKGFAVLMHALHKLRQEGVSFYCYIIGGGPLQNQLEALRHTLGLENCVELKRQMSQNELLHYYRQAGVFALACEVQNDGDRDGIPNVLVEAMAMGIPVLSTAISGIPELVEHGVNGWLVPEKNAEALAEGLKTLLQQPQLAQRLGAAGRAKVERDFDAKRNVEQISALLCRALAGAGGNALLKTTRAVVA
- a CDS encoding aminoglycoside phosphotransferase family protein, producing the protein MSSAPAVPLFRDKLYTLDAALDARRMYHTFASLVQEHWDDKLEVRHLDLEVIRRRNQRCVIRYIIDTYDPQLRRRREWRVIGKVYKANRGERVYATMKQLWANGFNRHAADCISIPEPLYFSSPLCMLFQEEVPGLPLKTLIKQHHNPEHFRQLARTIAKLHQCPLRLDKPFLVKDHLLRCHPRYPFLALACPELESRIDYIVDTAKKIEADLIANAKLTPIHGDFHLGQIHLENGHVWLIDFDALSYGDPASDLGNLLVFMRGKVKKNPEVATLIAVFLEEYFSIMDQEISQRILLYEGLTHLRRACKCLRTQEEGWRRKVNRMIEQGVTCIDLVGKGGWPRAMPGDFTNAAMSEDVEEMELV